A window from Hypomesus transpacificus isolate Combined female chromosome 26, fHypTra1, whole genome shotgun sequence encodes these proteins:
- the LOC124487605 gene encoding uncharacterized protein LOC124487605, translating into MVRICLARVCLLLLLMLALALNCTAKAGKRHNSRRQKREWILPPAKLKENHDYTQKLFIAKIRSDKEEEEKVEYSLGGHGADKPPFNLFLVNPVNGFVRITGILDREERAEYNLFGVARYKNGSLAEANIPLTISVLDENDNRPYIEFHSGEVTESSKEGTFVMKITAMDDDEEGNINSQIAYQIVSQEPKGSASMFKIDEKTGKLYVNQATLDRETVDLYKLVVKGTDMGGALGGLTGTGTVEIKLLDINDNVPTLEKSDYAGSVDENVADVVVMRIKALDKDVERTDNWEAVFHIVKGNEDGLFTIETDKKTNEGILKLVKAVDFEVVQKLELRLVIENVAPFVVGSAVEMDVDMTVGGGGPGPGAGAGGGGGAGAGGGGAGAGPGAGTGAGTGAGTGAGAGAGVKPGVTPGSGPGSEKTEKKSYSIKIAVNNMPEGPGFRPTTKLVPVSEDPAEFPKDGVITTYPAVDGDTGEPAEDVSYAKSYDPDNWLTIDVNTAEIKLNKKPDRESKFLVNGTYYAKILCLTKDMPAKTATGTIAIQVLDSNDHCPTLTTSFESVCSDERTVYVTAFDEDVKPNGAPFNFTVVTEGTRGKWEVKPFNETTAALHSHEALWPGVYDVLVQVADEQGLACPDKEVFRVEVCTCPEGGDCRSRLMGYAQTPSSQLSAPAISLLLTAALLLLLLPLLVVFCRCGDPASFPDQFTDLPFDVKAHLISYHTEGNGEDREIPLRSVPMVVTDQANVGTLEAVNFVTKSSRVANSYRNSGMYSEYSNTLRQEVSVSQQEMDTGYGFHRGGYHLGTSHGSTFGRYTHSSHARNANAQHMFEGMALPDDFLEDYYLQKTSAAQDPPTMDSLLLFDNEGQGSPVGSVGCCSLLESDNELQFLSDLGPKFRTLAEICSPPKPSQPPRVESVVESKQTIQKESNIAKSTVNINQSSTSMVNVHQSSTSSVNISQSAATRHVTRAPLSPPAGQTILVQQPMYYTTTPIVQPMHYVVQPQVHNTVLLAERPAANLQGMIVIDGSQVSSQGLVIQGNRVISETSTSDVSTTSPGSLTRPTITTSPVMMAPGSPGLVQGSVPTGGWSTVGRTSDGKYMIVERQVRTEAQGLSPGVPQGTLPRGAVLVQEAVPPQGVLGTAAQGGVRGILPGHTLTRGVGQEGMGSVRVVPVGVGQPRVGQVMLGQSGMGQVMLRQAGMGQVMLVQPGIGQVMLGQPGMGQVRGTQFGEGQVLAGQTAVRQVLPAGVVQAGFSQVSVGQMTTGFQGVPVCAQRGPLLRGCMTSHEGSQVIAPRHTSPPEVLTTQTNTVSESRFTFETAVSTNNEWGNPSLSEEEEEPGETSEDVSESEDTEDEFSESETPAVPVPEDPTREDGTKEEDALEASPLTTEITLDEGPGEERLVLATETSERQSEQPDLLGEERAEEAANIGFADESISPIEVSEDLHEQTAEETALEIRSPVEESVEEVESQGTEAQEDDDLSDEGSGEDASMLAQGSTHECSLSGSDIIDLVAEDQSDEEESRMLAQEEEVMSGLSQDEPTVDNVDENLEEESPEEMGSEVHLDHLTMGVPVIPTVTSDLEEVLSEFEEVGSDADSDHLTVENSRRKQEETLSEKELSQLDLHEKPSAENITDGGVEEENLEQGTISHQNESGNSIGDDQEVEQCIEEEVTSSLQHQTSEDSFGDDHEEEEYIEEEYTKEEVMSSLQHQTSEDSFGADQEEEEYIEEEYTKEEVMSSLQHQTSEDSIGDDQEEEKYTEEEYTKEELMSSLQHQTPGEYIEGQPDQDSEISPSVESEGVLEEEDQTKIIQDVEISEETETVILLPTDMALSSQSFEEASEGGESQNGLVVGEVSNAEVTSTVEVETELTSSMPETEIVAVAEPEGVCTDGQAVDVDSSLVEGVGPSSEAEKVELESTGLANISATPSTEGTLVLAAEPLQIGELSPAKDEFGDAEGVEVPEGAVSTTEVATEPTDAQGGVETAGATGGETGEVTAQEVTAPTPWNKLRKSKKGSTKSPKSPTSPSRRCSQQ; encoded by the exons GATTTCCGTCCTTGATGAGAATGATAACCGCCCGTATATTGAGTTCCACTCTGGGGAAGTCACAGAGTCCAGTAAAGAAG GTACCTTTGTCATGAAGATCACCGCCATGGATGATGACGAAGAAGGAAACATTAACTCCCAGATTGCCTACCAGATCGTCAGTCAGGAGCCAAAGGGCTCGGCATCCATGTTCAAAATCGACGAAAAGACAGGGAAGCTCTACGTCAACCAAGCCACATTGGACAGAGAG ACGGTTGATCTCTACAAGCTGGTGGTGAAAGGGACGGATATGGGAGGGGCCCTGGGAGGACTGACAGGGACGGGGACGGTGGAGATCAAACTCCTGGACATCAATGACAACGTCCCGACTCTGGAAAAGTCAGAT TATGCAGGCAGTGTTGATGAGAATGTGGCTGATGTGGTTGTGATGAGGATCAAAGCTTTGGACAAAGATGTGGAACGCACAGATAACTGGGAGGCCGTCTTTCACATTGTGAAAGGAAATGAAGACGGACTCTTTACcattgagacagacaagaagaCCAATGAGGGAATTCTGAAGCTCGTCAAG GCAGTGGATTTTGAGGTAGTCCAGAAGCTTGAGCTGAGACTGGTCATAGAAAATGTAGCCCCTTTCGTCGTGGGGAGTGCTGTTGAGATGGATGTGGACATgacagtgggaggagggggacctgggccaggagcaggggctggaggtggaggtggagcaggggctggaggtgga ggggcagGAGCTGGGCCAGGAGCCGGGACAGGGGCAGGGACAGGGGCTGGGACAGGTGCTGGGGCAGGTGCTGGGGTGAAGCCTGGTGTTACgcctgggtctggtcctgggtctgagaaaacagagaaaaagagctACTCGATTAAGATTGCCGTGAACAACATGCCTGAAGGCCCAGGGTTTCGGCCAACCACCAAGCTTGTGCCTGTGTCTGAAGACCCAGCAGAGTTCCCCAAAGATGGGGTGATCACCACCTATCCTGCTGTGGATGGAGATACTGGAGAACCTGCAGAGGATGTCAG CTATGCCAAGTCCTATGATCCAGACAACTGGTTGACCATTGATGTGAATACAGCTGAGATCAAACTCAACAAGAAGCCAGATCGAGAGTCCAAGTTTCTGGTGAATGGGACATACTATGCCAAGATACTCTGTTTGACCAAGG ACATGCCTGCAAAGACAGCGACAGGCACCATAGCTATCCAAGTTCTGGACTCTAACGACCACTGCCCCACCCTGACCACCAGCTTTGAGAGTGTATGCTCTGATGAGCGCACAGTGTACGTCACTGCCTTTGATGAAGATGTCAAACCGAACGGGGCTCCGTTCAACTTCACCGTGGTTACAGAGGGAACGCGAGGGAAATGGGAGGTGAAGCCATTCAATG aaaccacagctgccctgcatTCCCATGAGGCCTTGTGGCCGGGTGTGTATGATGTGCTCGTTCAGGTGGCAGATGAGCAAGGCCTAGCCTGCCCAGACAAGGAGGTGTttagggtggaggtgtgtaccTGCCCAGAAGGTGGGGACTGTCGCTCAAGGCTCATGGGATACGCCCAGACCCCCTCCTCCCAACTCTCTGCCCCAGCAATCAGCCTTCTTCTAACCGCGGCCCTCTTACTGCTAC tgctGCCTCTCCTGGtggtgttctgtcgttgtgggGACCCAGCCAGCTTTCCTGACCAGTTCACCGACCTTCCATTTGATGTCAAGGCACACCTGATCTCCTACCACACAGAGGGCAACGGAGAGGATAGG GAGATTCCCCTGCGCAGTGTTCCTATGGTCGTGACTGACCAAGCGAACGTTGGGACTCTGGAAGCGGTGAACTTCGTCACAAAGTCCTCCAGAGTGGCCAACAGCTACCGGAACAGCGGCATGTACAGTGAATACAGTAACACGCTGCGTCAAGAGGTCAGCGTGAGTCAGCAAGAGATGGACACCGGCTACGGATTCCACAGGGGGGGCTACCATCTGGGGACCTCTCACGGTTCCACCTTTGGCAGATACACACATTCCTCCCATGCCAGGAACGCTAACGCACAACACATGTTTGAGGGCATGGCCCTGCCTGATGATTTCCTAGAGGACTACTATCTCCAG AAGACAAGCGCTGCTCAGGACCCTCCTACGATGGACAGTTTGTTGCTGTTCGACAACGAGGGCCAGGGTTCTCCTGTGGGCTCAGTGGGCTGCTGCAGCCTCCTGGAATCTGACAACGAACTCCAGTTCCTCAGCGACCTGGGGCCAAAGTTCAGGACCCTGGCTGAGATCTGCTCCCCTCCCAAACCCTCTCAACCCCCTAGAGTAGAAAGCGTTGTTGAGTCTAAACAAACCATCCAAAAAGAGAGCAACATCGCTAAGAGTACCGTCAACATCAACCAATCCTCAACAAGCATGGTTAACGTCCACCAATCATCCACCAGCAGCGTCAACATTAGCCAATCAGCTGCGACCCGTCATGTCACCAGGGCACCCttgtctccccctgctggtcagaCCATCCTGGTGCAGCAGCCTATGTACTACACCACCACCCCTATTGTGCAGCCTATGCACTACGTAGTGCAGCCACAGGTCCACAACACTGTGCTGTTGGCAGAGAGGCCCGCTGCTAACCTGCAGGGTATGATAGTGATTGACGGATCCCAAGTATCCTCTCAAGGCCTGGTTATCCAAGGCAATAGGGTCATATCAGAGACCTCAACCTCTGATGTAAGTACGACCAGCCCTGGAAGCCTTACCAGGCCCACTATCACCACTAGCCCGGTGATGATGGCTCCAGGGAGCCCAGGCTTGGTCCAGGGCTCTGTGCCCACAGGTGGCTGGTCCACCGTAGGTCGCACCTCGGATGGTAAATATATGATAGTGGAGAGGCAGGTCAGAACCGAAGCACAAGGCTTAAGCCCAGGTGTTCCTCAGGGCACTCTGCCCAGAGGTGCAGTCCTGGTCCAGGAGGCTGTTCCCCCTCAGGGGGTTTTAGGCACAGCAGCCCAGGGTGGTGTGCGTGGCATTCTGCCAGGACACACCTTAACGAGGGGGGTGGGGCAAGAAGGGATGGGGTCGGTTAGGGTGGTTCCGGTTGGTGTTGGACAGCCTAGAGTGGGGCAAGTTATGTTAGGGCAATCAGGGATGGGGCAAGTTATGTTAAGGCAAGCAGGGATGGGGCAAGTTATGTTAGTGCAACCAGGGATAGGGCAAGTTATGTTAGGGCAACCGGGGATGGGACAAGTCAGGGGGACGCAGTTTGGGGAGGGGCAAGTACTAGCAGGACAGACCGCCGTAAGGCAAGTTCTGCCAGCAGGCGTGGTGCAAGCTGGGTTCAGTCAGGTCAGTGTGGGTCAGATGACAACAGGTTTTCAGGGTGTCCCAGTCTGTGCCCAGCGGGGGCCCTTACTGAGAGGGTGCATGACTAGTCATGAGGGGTCACAAGTGATAGCACCAAGACACACTTCACCTCCTGAGGTCTTAACAACACAGACCAACACTGTATCCGAGAGCCGGTTCACTTTTGAAACTGCCGTGTCTACAAACAACGAGTGGGGAAATCCGTCGCTGtccgaggaggaagaagagccaGGAGAGACCTCTGAAGACGTGTCGGAAAGCGAAGACACCGAAGACGAGTTCTCAGAAAGCGAGACACCAGCCGTGCCTGTCCCTGAAGATCCAACTCGGGAAGACGGTACTAAGGAGGAGGACGCATTGGAGGCTTCCCCTCTGACAACTGAGATTACACTGGATGAGGGTCCCGGGGAGGAGCGCTTGGTGTTAGCAACCGAGACCTCGGAACGGCAGAGCGAACAGCCTGACTTACTGGGAGAGGAACGAGCAGAAGAAGCCGCTAACATAGGCTTTGCAGATGAAAGTATTTCCCCGATTGAGGTATCTGAGGATCTACATGAACAGACTGCAGAGGAGACGGCATTGGAGATCAGATCTCCTGTGGAGGAGTCCGTGGAGGAGGTTGAAAGCCAGGGGACCGAGGCCCAGGAGGACGATGATCTTTCTGATGAGGGGTCTGGTGAAGATGCTTCAATGTTGGCCCAGGGGTCCACACATGAGTGTTCTCTGTCAGGATCTGACATAATCGATCTAGTTGCAGAAGATCAGTCAGACGAGGAAGAATCAAGAATGCTGGCTCaagaagaggaagtgatgtcaggaTTGTCCCAGGATGAGCCCACTGTTGATAATGTTGATGAAAACCTAGAAGAGGAAAGTCCTGAGGAAATGGGGTCAGAGGTACATCTCGATCACCTTACAATGGGAGTCCCTGTCATCCCAACTGTTACCAGTGACCTGGAAGAAGTTCTGTCTGAATTTGAAGAAGTGGGATCAGATGCAGATTCAGATCACCTCACAGTGGAAAACTCAAGAAGAAAACAAGAAGAAACACTCTCAGAAAAGGAACTTTCACAGTTAGATCTGCATGAAAAACCCTCAGCTGAAAACATTACAGATGGTGGGGTAGAGGAAGAAAATCTAGAACAAGGCACAATATCACATCAAAATGAGTCTGGAAATAGTATTGGTGATGATCAGGAAGTAGAGCAGTGTATAGAAGAGGAAGTGACATCCTCACTGCAACATCAGACATCAGAAGACAGTTTTGGTGATGACCATGAAGAAGAGGAGTATATAGAAGAAGAATATACtaaagaggaagtgatgtcatcactGCAACATCAGACATCAGAAGACAGTTTTGGTGCTgaccaggaagaagaggagtaTATAGAAGAAGAATATACtaaagaggaagtgatgtctTCACTGCAACATCAGACATCAGAAGACAGTATTGGTGATGACCAGGAAGAAGAGAAGTATACGGAAGAAGAATACACCAAAGAGGAATTGATGTCATCGCTGCAACATCAGACACCAGGAGAGTATATTGAAGGACAACCTGACCAGGATTCGGAAATATCTCCATCTGTAGAGAGTGAGGGtgtcctggaggaggaagaccagacaaagatcATCCAGGATGTTGAGATCTCAGAGGAGACTGAGACAGTGATTTTGCTCCCCACTGACATGGCCTTATCATCCCAGTCCTTTGAGGAAGCATCGGAAGGGGGAGAATCACAGAATGGTCTTGTTGTAGGTGAAGTATCTAATGCAGAAGTTACTTCCACAGTGGAGGTAGAGACAGAATTGACTTCTTCGATGCCCGAGACAGAGATTGTCGCAGTGGCAGAGCCCGAGGGCGTGTGTACTGATGGGCAGGCAGTGGATGTAGACTCCAGTCTAGTGGAGGGCGTTGGACCAAGTTCAGAAGCTGAGAAGGTGGAGTTGGAAAGCACAGGACTAGCCAACATTTCTGCAACACCAAGTACTGAGGGGACACTGGTGTTGGCTGCTGAACCCCTGCAAATAGGTGAGCTCTCACCGGCCAAGGACGAATTTGGAGACGCAGAGGGTGTCGAGGTGCCGGAAGGGGCAGTTAGTACCACAGAGGTAGCAACAGAACCCACAGACGCCCAGGGCGGCGTGGAGACGGCTGGGGCCACTGGTGGGGAAACAGGTGAAGTCACTGCACAAGAAGTCACAGCTCCAACTCCTTGGAACAAACTGAGGAAAAGTAAAAAGGGCTCCACCAAAAGTCCCAAAAGTCCAACGAGTCCTTCTCGCAGGTGTAGTCAACAGTGA
- the b4galt6 gene encoding beta-1,4-galactosyltransferase 6 yields the protein MVNWRRLLRVSNRSFLAFIFFFSMSTTCLYFIYVAPGIANTYFFMVQAQGIMLRDNVRTIGQMIRLYTNKNSTLNGTDYPDGINSSEYVAQPTTYLPENFTYAQNLPCPERLPSMKGPMDVSMTEIPMEQIERKFSKHLDIRYGGHWKPKDCKPRWKVAILIPFRNRHEHLPILFQHLTPMLQRQRLQFAFYVIEQTGSQPFNRAMLFNVGYREAMKDMDWDCLVFHDVDHIPENDRNYYGCGQMPRHFAAKLDKYMYILPYSEFFGGVSGLTVEQFRKINGFPNAFWGWGGEDDDLWNRVHYAGFNVTRPEGEMGKYKSIPHHHRGEVQFLGRYKLLRYSKERQHLDGLNNLHYTPQIALSSLYKNISVDLHPDLAPIADY from the exons ATGGTGAATTGGAGGCGGCTGCTGCGGGTGTCGAACCGCTCCTTTTTGGCCTTtatctttttcttttcaatGTCCACCACATGTCTCTATTTCATATATGTGGCTCCTGGAATAG cCAACACCTACTTCTTCATGGTACAGGCCCAGGGCATCATGTTAAGAGACAATGTAAGGACCATTGGCCAAATGATCCGATTGTACACCAATAAGAACAGCACCCTCAACGGCACAg ATTACCCAGACGGCATTAACTCCAGTGAGTATGTGGCCCAGCCAACCACATACCTCCCGGAAAACTTCACCTACGCCCAGAACCTTCCCTGCCCAGAACGCTTACCTTCTATGA AGGGTCCTATGGATGTGAGCATGACTGAGATCCCCATGGAGCAGATTGAGAGGAAGTTCTCCAAGCACCTGGACATTCGGTACGGGGGCCACTGGAAACCAAAGGACTGCAAGCCACgctggaag GTTGCCATACTGATTCCGTTCCGAAACCGCCACGAGCACCTGCCCATCCTCTTCCAGCACCTGACGCCCATGCTCCAGAGACAGAGGCTGCAGTTTGCCTTCTACGTCAtcgagcag actGGTAGCCAGCCCTTCAACAGAGCCATGCTGTTCAACGTGGGTTACCGCGAGGCCATGAAGGACATGGACTGGGACTGCCTGGTGTTCCACGACGTCGACCACATCCCCGAGAACGACCGCAACTACTACGGTTGCGGTCAAATGCCTCGCCACTTTGCCGCCAAGCTGGACAAGTACATGTACAT ACTACCGTACAGCGAGTTCTTCGGCGGGGTGAGCGGCCTCACCGTCGAGCAGTTCCGCAAGATCAACGGCTTTCCCAACGCAttctggggctggggaggggaggacgacGACCTGTGGAACAG GGTGCACTATGCCGGCTTCAACGTGACGCGGCccgagggagagatggggaaatACAAGTCCATCCCACACCACCACAGAGGAGAGGTGCAGTTCCTCGGgag gtatAAGCTACTGAGGTATTCCAAAGAGAGGCAGCACCTGGACGGCCTGAACAACCTCCACTATACGCCCCAGATCGCCCTAAGCAGCCTCTACAAGAACATCAGCGTTGACCTCCACCCAGACCTGGCCCCCATCGCAGACTACTGA
- the ttr gene encoding transthyretin → MVRSLLGLLFASSVLLCSAAPVDRHGESDAKCPLMVKILDAVKGVPAGSVALKVARRDANGAWAQVANGVTDSTGEVHNLIAEQDFQPGVYRVEFDTKSYWKAEGRTPFHEMADVVFEAHVGGHRHYTLALLLSPFSYTTTAVVVNTHE, encoded by the exons ATGGTCAGATCACTGCTTGGCCTGCTTTTCGCCTCCTCGGTTCTGCTTTGCAGCGCCGCTCCAGTG GACAGGCATGGTGAGTCGGATGCCAAATGCCCTCTGATGGTGAAGATCCTGGACGCGGTGAAGGGTGTGCCAGCCGGCTCTGTGGCACTGAAGGTGGCCCGACGAGACGCTAATGGAGCATGGGCACAGGTCGCTAACGG GGTGACAGACTCTACTGGGGAGGTTCACAACCTGATCGCAGAACAGGATTTCCAGCCAGGGGTGTATCGTGTCGAGTTTGACACCAAGTCTTACTGGAAGGCCGAAGGCCGGACACCATTCCACGAAATGGCGGAT GTTGTGTTCGAGGCGCATGTTGGCGGTCACCGCCACTACACCCTGGCCCTGCTGTTGAGCCCGTTCTCCTACACTACCACCGCAGTGGTAGTGAACACACacgagtga